Below is a genomic region from Kryptolebias marmoratus isolate JLee-2015 linkage group LG12, ASM164957v2, whole genome shotgun sequence.
TCGGAAAGAAGGAAAACGGTAAAAAATCGAcctctctgcagcagcttcaacaatcaaacacacaaaaacgaCGCATTTCTGTGTTCCTTTCAGATAAAATCACAGAAGGAGAGTTCATTCAGGGCGTGATGGACAACAAGGACATCCTGCGCTTGATACAGTACGACGAACCACAGAAAATCAAAGACAAGCTGAAAGAGAAGAAGCAATAATGCAGGAGAGTCGTATtaagactgtttttttgttgttgtttacgtTTAACTGAATGTGAGTTTTGTTCTGAGGAATGTCTCACTTTGAATTTTGTACCCAGGAAGCAGCAAAATCTTTGTGTCTAATAAAATAACTGTATCTTAACCGAGCTAGATGGACGTGAGGACAGAATCCGTCCAAACTTTCTGTCTCCTGACCCACTCACGCAGCAGCCGAACGGCAGCCGAATGGCAGCCGAATCACTCTCTCCTTTTtggcagcagcttgttttttcacacttgttttcattcattagGTTAATTGAGAAGAAGTCAGGACAGGAGCTCCTTATGAAGAGAATTAGGCTCAGGTTAACAATCCGCCTGTATCAGCTGATCCGATTAGGAGCTGAAGGTCAGCTGAGACAAACGGTCTCAGTCCTCGAGTGTCCACTCAGGACAATAAGGACAGTCCGCTGCTTTAACAGGCTCCattagttctgtttatttaattatatcAAACCGACgcagttttgtctttaatttaaactctttaaactgataaaatataCTAGTGGAAATATTAAATGCCTTCAGTTTggacaacaaataataaataacaatataaacaaagataataaaataaaactcttctctgctttatttttactttgaggtttttttatttagtttgtttaaaactgttaatcCACAAAACCGACATCAGAAGTCCTattggagtttttattttagtaaactttttataaagtgtttttttaggctccgccccctccctctctgctgtgcttcagctgcagcaaacATGAAGCTTCATTTTAACTGGAATAATGGATTTATGTTTAGATCAGAGCAAAGAAGAGGAGCTTCATGTCTTTCCTAGTGTTTGTGGATATTTCTCTATACTGAAGGAGCATTACTGCCCCCTGCTGTCAGTCAGTGGAATTACacaggaagttgtttttttttttacacattaatgtgtaaaaatgtgacATGTGATGCTGTTACAGGTGAGGTTTTGTTATgagatttatcaaaaataattttaatttaaccttTGATATTAGGCTAAAAATAACCTCAAATAAACGTGATAAATTAcagctttattcattttttgtttttattcactgaaaTAATGTAAGAATTAAAcacatccaaccatcatccaaccagccatccaacatccatcatccatccaaccatccaacatccatccaaccatccaacatccatcatccaaccaaccatccatccatccatccatccatccatccatccatccatccatccatcatccaacatccatcatccaaccaaccatccatccatcatccatccatccatccatcatccaacatccatcatccaaccaaccatccatcatccatccatcatccatccatctatccatcatccatccatccatccaacatccatccatccgtccgtctgtccatccatccaacatccaaccatctatccaaaaaaaacttttttgtccATCATCATTCAAACAATTTATTCATCTATCTACAAACCAATCCATAcaccatctgtccatccatcatCCACTCTTCATCCATCCACAGCCCttttaaaaggcttttaaaacaactttctgtTGTAAAGTATTAGATGCATTCCAGTCGTGGAGGAcatataaatttaatttgttggaCTTTTTGTTCTTTCCAAAAGGATTTTGTAACAGATGCAACATTTCTGAAAGCCCGGCCTCCCAGTAGCGTTACGTAATGACACACTGCTCTGTTTAATTTTCAAAGAGGAGATTTATTTTGTACACTGCATTGCTCAGTTCACGATCTGGACAGAGGTCACGTATGATCAAACATTCTTAAAACATTGGATTTGATGTAAACGTTCAGCACACAGGGGCAGTAAACTCAAACGTTACGTCATCAGGAACAGAACGACGGGGCACGACACCGACACACATCGATGGAACAACACACACGCTATCTAAACCCTGCACACGGAGCCGTGAAAGGAACCCTAAACAAATCAGCATTATGGGGTTTTTATGAGACTGGTGCACATTTGTCTGCAGGCACAAAACAAGGAAATCCAAATAAACCTTGAAGGAACAGACCACAGGAAAATGTAAAGacgacagacaaacacacacatgtaaacacagacacatgcagtttttttattcttttagagCTGGTTTTTGCTGCACCGGATCAACAGAATCTAAAAAACAGAGTCCAGTAGTCCTTTAGTCAACACATTTTGGTTAATCTTACTTTCTTCTGCATGTTGACCCTTTTTATTGAACACCACCGTAAAAAGATTCCCTGCACGTTTACCGAAAACAGAACGAACAACATTGTACAAACACTTGTCAGCCCGCGGCTCGGTAAAACATTTGACGGCAAAATACATCTAGCCAGTATGTACAAATGTACACTGATGCAGAGAATATATCATGGACATTCCAGATATATAAACCGTTAGGCACTAAAAGGTGTTTCAGTGTAACTTGGACCACCTTTTTTCCTCCAGACTGATCCGAAACGGACCCTGGCCTAAATCTGACCCGCCACGCGTTGGGACTCGTGGCGCGAATAATCGACTCCAAATCACTGAGCGTGTTTTGGATAACTGAGGTTTCTGGATTTTAACGCtgtacactttttttctttgtgatatAGTCTTTGAGTAAGTTGCTAAATTAATTACAGGGTACATGTCAACGTGTGCAAATTCAACCAACTACACGAAAACAACCGTCATGTTTCCACAAACTGTGCAGCTCTCCGGTAAAAGCAAGATGTTCGAAGCATGCATTTCCACCAAAATGAACCAGcaaagaaatatgaaaatatattcATTGTTACATCTCAGTGTGCTTCAGCATCTGTATCTAAAATAAGGTAATATCAATAATCAAacattaattttctgttttgtttgattaGCTCAACATGGAAAGCTAAagtaaagaatttaaaatacactgaatttatttatttttttatcatttacaaCAGTAAACAGCAGAGTACGTTAAATGGCATTCAATAAGCTCGTGTTGGTTATGATAGGGGTAGAATTTAGAAGGAACATGCTGGTACTTGGATCCATTTGGAGTTTTCTGGACTTCTCTGGACCTTCTGGTTGTGGTTCCAGTCAGAGAGGATGAGCACACCTCACAGGTCTGAACATGCACCCTCCATGGAAAGTTCTGTGGACGGACGGTGATACAGATGCCGGGTCAGGACCGTCTATATGTCCATGTCTACAGGCCGGACCTCGCTGGTTTTGTTCTCCTTCACCCACAGCTCCCTGTCTTTGGCTGGATCCacgctctgcagcagctggtccACCGGCTCCACCGTCtgcaaacaacagcaacaaaacctCCGTGAGCTGCAGCATTAAGACATTATTCAGGTCAAAGTTGCAGCATTTAGACATTATTCAGATCaaaactgcagcatttagaCATTATTCAGGTCAAAACCTGCAAATCAAGAGGAAAAATTACTGTTTGTCCGTTTCTGTCAAGCTGTTCGACTCACATCTGctccaaaaacagaacaaacaggtGGCTCAgtgtgttaaaatgtaaaaatataaaacgtCCCCACAGACAGCAAGAATGTTAATTTCTCAGCAAGTGGTAAaagtcctgttggagctctaaataTCAGGACAGGCAGAGAGAGGTGAACCCAATGCACAGAGTCATTatgaagtgaggaaaaaaattaaatttattaaaaaaaaaaacaaaaaaacaaaaggctgacggggcagtgaaacaaaacagagagaagagaaaagagacaCTGAAACAGCCAGGAAGTGCAGAAcgtgagcaggttttaaagctgagggtcattaggggaagtgggcgcaggtgagtgattacaacaagcaacaggtgaagatgggcgtggcaggaagacaagtgctgactgaggacaagtgaatgatgacatgaaCAGGCAACAAACAgttaaacaacaaagacaagaaaccagaaacaaaacctgacactAAATCCAGCCCCTATAGGaagaacaagaataaaaacattaacagcAGCAAAGACactaaaagaacataaaaaagttgAAGATAAAGCTGCAAAAAGCAACTACAGAGAGGCATGAAAATGATTCAGAAGATGCAAATCCTTAAAGCAACAGCAGAACTGACTGGAAGAGGATCCAAACGAGTGAAAGCAGGTGCAGAAAACTCACACTCTGGTTGAACATGTCCGTCTCGTGCCGCAGAGTCGTGTACTGACGCAGATGCTGCTGAATCCACTCGACCcgctccacctccagtttctccagctcctgcagAGGACAGGACATGAATCTTATTTAATCGTGTTTGGGACTTCATGACGTTACAGTGAGTCTGAGCTTCATAAATCTCCCTCACCATGCTGGTTGTGACCATCTCCTCGAACCACTTGCACTGGGTCTGGTTGTAGAGATCCACGCAGCGCATCAGGTCGTCTCCTGGAGAAGATGGAAATATAACAGCTTCAACCAGAATCATTGTTGTCTACACTctctgatttattattattatcattagaAGCTCTGCTTCctgatgtttatttatgtaaaacctATAATGGCCACCAGGGGGCGCGCAGGCACctgcagctgatttatttacagatgaatcttttaattaaacatgGAACTGGTTCATAATAAAAGTGTAAGTAGATACAAGAACATTAggtgttttattcaaagcaaCAGTTTAAATATATCTCTGTTCTTTGTACAAAGTGGCATCTTTTGTGAcctacatttaaaagaaaataaaactgattgttttaaGGCCATGATGACAGatttttttgcagtaaaattgatctatttttttatttgctgggaaaaagtaataattaaccTGTGATAAAGTTTTCAAACAAGTCAgaataaatagataaatgtaaaaaacatgttgaatgcttttattttgttagatttCCACAGATATTTGCTTCTATCAACCTTTCTttataaacacagttttatgaaataataataaaactgtttttaaagatgaaaaataatgatttttttctgctggattAAGATCATTTAGCTGTTTATGTCAATAAACACAGACCAAGGAGAAACATCACTGAGATTTATGTAAATTTAATCAGTCCTGGTAAATAAATCCTGCCAGACGACGCCGACGTTGTTTAATTGTTCATTATTGATTAGTCCTCTGGGCTGCGACTAACACACTGATCCCTGCAGAGTTTGTCCTCTGAGGAGCAGCGAACGAGTCCTTTCTGATTAAACACAACCTTTGTCAGGTGAGATTTTATCTTTAATCATCTCacgtttattaaacaaaatcataaaaaacacaaaaacgtgTGTGAGGTGATAGAAAGTGCAGACAGAGTTTTGATTTAGTTTCGACCTCTGACCTGCTTGTGTGGATTTCCGTCGCGCCTTCTTAATGTCCTCCTCTGTCTTGTTGCTGAGTTTGATCTCCAGCTGCTGCGTCTTCACCTCCAGGTCCTTCTGCCGGTCCGCCAGGGCTTTCCGGGCCTGCAGACACACATCAACAGAACCGAGGAGTCAGGAATCGTTCCACAGAGGAGAGATCCTTCAGCGTCCAGTGATCTCTGAGGTCTCCCAGtgatttctcttcttcttcagggAAAACTGAAATCTGGTTCAAACCAGATTCCCAGAGGTCTCAGGAAGTACGAACAGATTTGTTGGTTCCTTTAAAGAGACGATTGTTCTTTGCATTCTAGTCATGTTTCAGactgtttgaccttaattagcATCACAGGAGCCTTGGAGCTTCTCGTCGGACGGTCAGCCAgtttaaaaggaacaaacagcCTCTGGGTGGTTTGGGTTGGTTGTGTTCACGTCTCTGAACACGGAGCAGAGAGAGTAAAGGtgagaggagctcagagagagctccaagcagcttcatgttcctctggcCACAGCtgacagattattaaaaagcagaaggTTTAAGGGACTGCAGctaacctcccaggatgtggatcAGATGGATCATCCAAAACCATCCAAGCTGAACTCCAGGGTTGACGCCACCTTCAGACCCGGAGAACCAGGAAGGAATTCACCAAACTGCCTGAAAACAAGAATCAAAGTTTCTGGAACTGATGAGAAATGTTTGTTATTCTTATTAATGTGGAAGGAGACCAACAGATGTATCCACATCTGGAGGTACCAGTGGGTTTCAGCCAAGTTGAGTCCTGGTTCCAGACCTTCTCTCTGTTGTCTCCAGCTGCAGGCAGATGTAGAAACACCTCCTTCATCTTCCAGCCTCGGTTCTTTCCTCAGCTCTGTCGTgtctcttcttctgtggttctGCAGATTGGGGTTTATCTTCAggagatgtttgttgtttgactgAGATCACGTGGGTCTTCTGGTCTCTCAGAGATCTGGTCCTTCATTGGTCTGAAAGCAGCTCCTGAGATCTGCTCTCAGAAACTGTTTCACCCTTTAATCTTTGCTTAAATCCATTTCATTGGTTGTTTCTTCTCCAAGGCCATGGTGTGAAGAGTACGAAGGCAGCCCGAACTTCGTTTTTAAGCAGTGAGTTTTTCTTTGACACATCTCGCTGCCGCCCACCACAACATGCCAGGGAAAGAAGAGTGACGTGAGAGGACAGAGGCGGCGTCCATTCATGAGCTGATTCAGCAGGTGGGAGGCAAAGACAGGATGATGGAGCGGGCGTGGGAGCTGCTGAGGCTGTTATCATTGTGTCATCCCtcccatgtaaacaaacaccgGCTTATTTAAACCCGGTCGGAAGGAGAGCCGAACCTTTTCCACGCTGGCGAAGCGGCTGGCCAGCTGCTTCCTGAGGTCGGCGATGTGGTGGTCGTACTTCTTCAGGTCCTTCTTGAAGTTGTCGCACCTGAAGGTCAGCAGCGGTTTCTCCACCTCCGAGTGAAGCtgcagagacaaacgagacgaGAAACAGTTTTACTTTCTGCTTCACGTCAAACCATTCATCAGAGGTTCTTCCATCTGCAGCGAAACGGAACGAATCTTTCCTCACAAACAGGAtgactttaaaactgacatttctgggtttgctaaggtcagttggctgtagcggccatcttgaattgggttaactcctaAAGTCAGTCAGTTAAAGATGAAACGAAGCTCCTTAAATTATAACTCGTCATATTTATGGGCTCGTTGTCGAGGCAAATGAGACTTTAAACCCTAAAAACAACGAGTCACTCCTTCAGGTTGgcgttaaaacacaaaaacatcaaaccagAACCAAAACGTCTCGTTCTCAAGCTTCCAGCGTCACTTTTGGAggatctttgttttcatttcaaccAGCTAACATAAAGTTTTAACATCAGAAACACGTATTTGcctgaatattttaataatttctgtGAAACGTTGGCTAAACGTGAAACGATGaagttctttctttaaaatcgAACAAACTGATGAGCCacctctgcttctgttttctgcacatttgaagtttttttgcACGACTTTTATCGTTTTGGAGTTGAGCAGTCTTGATtctcatgttttcagtttggattgtatttttttatcctgcctttaattgattaattaattaattctgAAATCAGTCCATCTGAGAATGTGgagctaatttgttttttgttatttttgctttcaggCCTGCGTGTTGTTGTGCATCATCTGAAGCATCATTATAAAAGGGAATAATCTCGATATGagtcttttttatattttgctccaaacagcagaatgaaGGAGTGTTTCCTCATTTCTTTGTGGTTCAATAAACTCCAACATGGCCGTCAGCCGTGCGGGGAGCTTATCTCGATGTCTGAGCTGAAATGGAGCTTATTAAAACCTCGGAGCAAAGCGAGCTCCTGCAGCCTCGATAAAGCCTCCTCGTAATAACATGACGCCGGCGGAGGCTCGTCAGAACACGCAGCTAATTAATCAGACATCAGACCTCTGAGGTTTGCTTCAGTCAAGTGGAGGAGGTCGAAGGAAACAACACCTGAGGACCTTAAATTCCTTAAATGTCCTTAAAATAAATGCGCCAGCTGTTAGTTTACCTACAGAATCAGCCGAAGTCTTTTTAGTTTACCTGCACAGCCTGATGTGGGTCAACGTGACTCAAGCTCAAGCCCggtgctttgtttacgttgaatgcgtacccacatttcagaactgcatgtCTATAAAACTCCTGGAGGAAAATCTTTCcctgtttgattttatactCCGCAAAGAGGAGCTTTATGATCTGTGTTGCTTTTGTAGCTTTAATAACTTTGACCAGTTCTGTTAAAAGAGGcgggaataaaaataataataatagtaataaaaccTTGTTGGAGAACTTGAGGTGAACTTCAGCTTCATCGTGGAGGCTCTTCTTCAGCTGAGTCCAGGCTTCTCCGAGAGtcctggggaaaaaacaaaacataaatctgaGATAAAATCTTGAAATAAGTCAGGTTATTTCTGCAGGACCAGCTGCAGAAACGAgcagtttgattttattatacAGAAAAGACGTcagtaaaacatgaaatgaaat
It encodes:
- the gas7a gene encoding growth arrest-specific protein 7a — protein: MMMEASFDTEESFDDPSCLAPQPPGSVSPAKRQLREVKETKTTINSVTFPLPGEGPEQQLLKPNDWSYCDHFWADKKDPQGTAHVTGFEVLLQKQLKGKQLQKEMAEFIHERIKIEEEYAKNLSKLSLSPLAAQEEGTLGEAWTQLKKSLHDEAEVHLKFSNKLHSEVEKPLLTFRCDNFKKDLKKYDHHIADLRKQLASRFASVEKARKALADRQKDLEVKTQQLEIKLSNKTEEDIKKARRKSTQAGDDLMRCVDLYNQTQCKWFEEMVTTSMELEKLEVERVEWIQQHLRQYTTLRHETDMFNQSTVEPVDQLLQSVDPAKDRELWVKENKTSEVRPVDMDI